The DNA window gaaaaaggaaaaaaaacaaaaaatagagAACATAACATCGACCGGACAGCCCATAATCAACTCAAGCCAATACCGGAATTCAAAGACACATATATACAGCGTCCAAAATCCAACATCCATGATGTGGAACTGTTCTAAACATCAAAACAATGCTTACTGTAGCTAACATTAAAACACATTCGACTCTCAAACTATAGCAAAAGAATCCAGAAAGGAAAAACATTTTTAACCTACTATTATGCAATCTCATAGTCAAGATAAATATCCACCCAAGAATGTCATATAAATTCTACATGCATGAACAGTTGCATCGTGTCATACCTGAAGCATGCGCCAGGGAGAACCGCGCCATGGCCCGGCCTCCAGTGACGCGGCAGCCGTTATGGATCCCTGATACCATGTCATCCTCGACGAATCCTCCGTCTCTACTGCCATTTTTACCTGCATTCCCGGGCTCCAGCAAATCCGCAATGCATCTTCCACCCTCTCCGCGCTCACCACAAAATCTGGTAATCCAACCCTGGGATAATACACCACCTCGAATGCCATTCCTTTGGCCGCATTCTCCATCGCCTCCATCGCCTCATCCTTGCTACCATTGGCAGCGTTTTCGGCAGAAGTCCACGCGTTTTTGGTACCAAATCGAACAGCTCTCCTTACTCCAATGAAGAGCTCAGCAGTGGATTCTTTCCGCATAAAAACAGTGGAATCTCCGGCAACGAGGCGTTTGGCATTGACAAACTTGCTCCAACCAGTGGTTAACAAGTGGCGGCGTGGTGTGCCCCGATAGATGTGTCGAAACTCCCATGCATTGTTATTGGTGTCTTTCATCGTCAATTTTTGGACCGGGGGGTCAGCCTCGAAGTCGAGTGGTGGAAAAATCGATTCAGCGCAGTATCTCGGGACCGAAAACCCTCCGCCGTTATTCGCATCCGATGGAGTCAAAATCTTCGCAAACGAAACCACGACGTTGTGAAGGTCATCGCCGTTGCCGTTGTGATTCGCCACGCGTTGCACGTGGGGGTGAAGTGGCTGGAGGAGAATTTTGGCGAAGACCTGGTCGGAGATATGGCTCGCGAGTAAACGAACAGATAGAACTTGGCAGAAAATCAATGGCCTCTTGAGGGGAATACTGGAATTCACGATGGCGGGAGAAGGGCACTGCTCGATATGGCCTTCGGGGAAGTAGTAGACGTAGGAGTGAAGGGAGGGGATTTGGACGGAGGCACCGGCAATTGCGCGCCAAACTCCAGCGTCGACCTCGGAGGCGGGGGAGGGTTTAGACATCGTCGACGGTGGGAGGCGTGTACGTATTTGTGTATGTATAGGTTACGTATAGAGGCGGGGACTGAAGAGGCAGAGTGAGGGGTGTGGGGCAAACCgatgaatatttaaaatgttgCAAAAACACCCTCGCCTTTGTCTGGGAATTACGGGAATGTGTGAGACGACGTCATAACTGTCTTCTACATTTCCCACGCGCTTCTTCGCGCTTGGGCTACACCTACGCCCATCCAAATGTCCATTTATTTCCGTCATCTCTACCTACTTGGGAATGTCGTTAGTATTATTTATTCACTGGAAACAAATCACCTAATGATTTGCGACTGAAATTATTTACAAATTACTTAACTAATTTTATTTGatcatgaatttgaaatttatttttaaaaatctttatCATTTGTTTAGTTTTTGTATTAAATATATGTTTAAAggtcattttcaaataattttttttaaaagaaatgtcATAAATCAAAAAAATGTTTAATCACATCACGTCATGTCATAAAAATATGCTATGTAATTATTTCCCCGGAtaataaaattagttttcaattAAATCAGACATGTATATCTAATATTtgttgtaataaaatgtatcACAAAAATATAACAGAAAACATTGTTTTACAAGTTTGATACTCACAAAAAACATATTTAATGAACTATATTAGATAATTTAATTTAcacaaatatattttctttcttttatatatgctaatatattaaattatattactaAACACGAGAAAATTATGTGTCaatatatatcatatctttttttATGAACATCGTATTTATATGAGAGTCGTAAAATGCACGCTTTGTATCATGATTATATAACCTGACTGAACTTACTTTGCCTCATTTTCAAATAAGTTACACCAAAGTTCGACTTTTACAAAATCacatctttttcataaatataatatgatATCATCTACACTGTTTTATAAGAAAACTATTTTTTTATCTTATATGCTcgtttttttgttattttggtTATATGTATAATCAAATGTCAATTTAATCATGTATATTtcgatttttgacaattttaagcTTTTTTAGTCATGAGTGTTGATGTAGAACTACACATGTTAACGTCAAATTAGCACTGCATTTATGATACATATGCGTCACGTcgaaaaaaaaacgaaaattgtgaaaaaattataacaaattaaaaatgaaattttacaaaataaaaattaaaatcgtaTAAAGAAACATATattgagaaaaaaaaacaataaaaacatataaattttattttacaaaaacCGTTGTACTTATTTTTTTCGTTTTTGTTGCACTGATAAATCAACATGTACTCAAAACTATTACATATctcattatatttaattatttttaacaattttaatatcaaattgacatatatttttcctttttcaaaaCAAAGACTatcataattattataaatgaaATGTATTATATTCCGTCAACTCTTTTTGAAACATGTGgtaattaaagaataaaataatttgcaAAAAATATACAGAAATATAACTATTTTTATAATTTGTCTATAATTTATggtttattattaatttttaaatatatttaaaaaaattaaatcatttttaaattctaTAAAAATGAATAACATGGTCTAAGAAATCTAGCTATCCAAACAAAAAGCGCGTGCATTGAACTTGCATGAACCTTCACAAcacaacaataaaaaaaaatgacatGTCAGTTGAATGGACAAGTAAGCCACACCTGCTCAGAGACAAGATGCATGTCACGTTTTTGTACTTTTccattattataatataatataaataaatatataataccGATTATCCtatcaataaataaatacatgataaataaattaatgatttatctggaattatatatttttctcgTATAGTTTTGTGTCGTGAACATCTAAAATAGAAAGAAACTTGACCAAAACCAAACCCTAatcagaaaaattaaaaatgccAACACTATCCTCTTATTTACTATACATATTAAGTACACAGACGCACGCAACATAGTGACTAtttcatcaaaaataaaaaaaaaaaaatttacatggtAGAAAATATGAAAGCAGATGTAAACTATTAACtggaaataaatataatatttattgtgTGAACTATGTATTGGACCGGGTCAGTATATTTCTAAATGGACTATTCATTTAATTAGTTGGGCCTTTTCAAAAGTTTTCAAGATATGTTAGACCAACTGGAGCCCCAATCAAGCATAATCAAACCCAAATTCTGAAAGCTCATACAATATACACGTCCCTTTACGATCTTTCGATTCATGACTGAAAAcgtacaaataaaaaaaataacagaGTTCAATAAAGTAAATACGTCGCTATATTGTGTACTAAAAGTACACGACAGATACTATTTTCTATCACATGCACCTATGAGTGTGCTATTGATGACATTATATAAACGACTGTGTATACAATATACGTCGCGAATATTGTTTGTTTATGGCATGTACCAATATGTGCGTTGTTAAGAGATTGAGTATGTTTTTCGTGATACgttctcacgaatttttatttgtgagacgggtcaaccataccgatattcacaataaaaagtaatatttttagcataaaatgtaatattttttcattgatgacccaaataagagattcgtctcacaaaatacaatatGTGAGACctctcacacaaattttcgCCCAAGAGTTAAATCAAATTAATCTTTAGATGAACTTTTCCACCAAATATTCCGTGTGAAAAGATGTATTATAATTTTATccggaaaaaaatatttaaaacaatcATTTTTAAAAAGTTGCCTTTTTTCCCTTGTTCTGACTCCATTAAACGCAGTGCCATTATAATCTTAAATCGAATGTCATCGCCTGATATCGGTTGATATATAAAAAGAAAACTgattctcttgtgagacggttttacgaatctttatatgtgagatgagtcaaccctaccgatattcatggatgacccaaataagatatcctctCACAtgatacgatccgtgagaccgtctcacacaagtttttgccataaaaAGATACAGGTTTACTAAATGAAATTATAGATATTTCCCAAATCTTGCTAAACCTGTGAATTATAATTTACGACCAAGTTCTGAGTAATTCAttgataaattatatttatgccATCACCATTGTTTTTAgattttgaaatataatattatgtttaatcttatataaatcaaaatttacGATGTTGGTGTTATTATTACATTTGTCGGGTGGAAAAAGGTCCACAACCGtgcaaaaatcttgaaaaattacACGATTAAAGTCTAATAAATCGCATTAAAATCACAATTATCCTTTGAAAAATATAAATGGCTGTGgccaatattttattatttttaatattgaaAAAGATTATTGTCTAGGTGGTAATtagttaattatatatttttcctctgcatatatatttatatttattatcgAAAGAATTAATTATTCGGTTATTTTGAGGCTTCGTATATTGTAAAATGAAACATAGCCGTGCGGCCCGTGCCCCGTCACCTGAGTGGGGCATAACAAAATCTATAAGTACACATTGGGACAGCGCAGCCGCATTCCCGTTGGATTTTCTCAACAGTCagctattaattaattaattaatttattattatgctaaatatataaaattattatatatatatatatgcattttATGActtgaaaaaatataataatcattACTGTTGTTATAAATTTTTAGAGTGTGACATCCGAAAAAGATTTGTTAGATATTAACAAAATCTTTCGACAGAAATTcgtaaaatataaaatttcctttaaaaaagaaaattctaaatttgatttttttaaaaagaatgaAGTGGGCCCCACAAATAGATACACGCGCACACACAGGCACGAAATGAGGGGGAGGGAGAAATAGATACACTCGTGTGTTTCGTTTTGTTGTACAGTTACTAACAAGAATCAACAGAAATGAACAGTGACCCGCAGCCTCCGGAGACCCCGGTGCCGGCCGAGGAGCCGCCACCTCCTCCATCGCCCACCACCGAAAGCACACCGCCCACACCCACCCATGGCGGTAGATTCGTTCACTATAACATCTTCGGTAACTTCTTCGAGGTCACCGCTAAGTACAAGCCCCCTGTAGTGCCCATCGGTAAAGGGGCATACGGGGTCGTCTGGTAATATTTTTTTGGCTACTTCTGCTAAAATAACTATGCGCTGTATTTTTTCCATCATTAATGAAGTGCTGGATTTTGTTCTTTTGGTGCGTAAGCTCGGCTTTGAATTCGGAGACGAACCAGCTGGTGGCTATAAAGAAGATAGCGAATGCTTTTGCTAATAAAACCGATGCGAAGCGGACTCTACGTGAGATCAAGATTCTTCGGCACTTGGAGCATGAAAACGTCAGTGGAATTATTTCTATGCGTAAAAATGTTTGCGTTTGGCATGTGCATTGtatgtagttttttttttatattaaaaatcattCTCCTTGACTTCTTACTGATAGCGAATTGTGGATCAGGAAGtcatttattctttattttttgtTGACTCCAGTATTTTCGTGGATTTATCAAGTTTTTATttaatcttttttctttttttaattacaAGATTTAACCTTTCTTTGTCTACTTTAATGGGTCATCAGTTAATCTGTATAAAAAGAAGATGAACATTTTTGTAAGGTTGAAGAAACTGCAAATTTCTGACGGTTGTTTGTATATTTGTTGGCTGGATCGAGTATGACATTTTGAAAGCTTCTCAAAATTCAGTCTTTCAATTATTTTGTTCTGTTTCGGTACATTATATCTGGTTGATTATTAAGCCATGTTAGAATATACCAAGAATGGTGCAATTGGTAGTGAGCGAGAGCCGAAAGTTGGGACTTTGTTCTACTCGATCAgtcatagttttttttttttttttcccctgTGATTGAAGGAGTAAATTAAATGTCTTGGTTAACCATCAATTATATTCCTACACGTATGGATCGCGAGTAAGTGTGTGATTTAATATTCTCTTGCGATCATTTCGATAAAATATGAAATGGAATTGTTGTGAAACTGTTTGATGTGTATGCATTCAAGGGAAAGTAGTTTTCTGGGGGAATTATTCTACTTATAGTTCTATCgaggaaaaatatttgattttatttcttCAAGTTTTTTGATTTGATAATTTCTTCCTAAAGTAATATCCAAAATCAGGAAACATGTATCGCAAGGAGATTAGAGGTTTTATAGAGTCATCTAAGAATTTGGATGCCTAATGTTAATTACAAATTACAAGCTAGTTTGAGTTGGTAATTGTTTTAAAACAATGCCCTGGATCCTTATTTGAATAATGTTTCCTGATTACCAGATATAGAAAAGTGGTTGTACATTATTTGTATTTAAATTCATGATCTGACTATTAGTTTCACGCATGACATATATAGGAGATATCAGCTTTTTTTTCCTTCTATCTCtcaatttcaatgattatttcACACAAGAGTAAAGGTCGTATTTGACAGCGGGGAGGAAACTCGAAAAATGGCACTGTGTGATTTATTTGAGTTAGTCTTACTTGCAAACATTAAAACACATGATAATAGCAGATTTTATATACATACAAACTCTAAAATTTTACTCTTTACACAACAGAGATCTCGTTTTAATTTGCAATTCGTATGTTATGCACATGAACTAATAGGTTTAAAATCTCGGCCTTCAACATTATGTAAATTGAAAATTACACAGCAAATACCTAAGGTGTTAATATAGTGCTAATTTTGAATGGGAATCCGAATCTCATGTAGAGTTCACGCTGTTTACGGACTTCATTATTTTCGCACGAATTGATGACCACATGCGATTTTTTCCTCACTGTTCAACTTGCATATTTTAAGAATTTACAATTGGAGTCATTCTTTcttgtgaatttttttatatgtctTACATCGAATATGATTAGTATTAATATCACCAGGACATATTATTTCTATGCGAAATAGATAGAAAATCAAGTGTCGTCCGAGACAGTTGGAGCACAGAATTTTTTGGGTGGcagaattgatttgatcagaTATTAATTATTACTTATTCATGATCCACATCGATCCAAATTGGAAAAATGAGCTGTGATCATATTATTTACGTAATTGTGAAATCGTGCCTAATGCATGATTAAACAAACGTGTCTAAATTTCGAGAAGGGTGATCTAATGCATGTGTGTCTCTCTGAGGCTAATGCAAACGCCTAATGCATGCGTGTCTCTCCGAGGCTAACTCATCTTTTAATCATTCGTACCTTATTGTGGCTGAAAGAGAAAAAAATGATGACCAGGTACATTATGGTTGCCGAAATCATTTAATTCTCATGGAATTATACATTGGAAGTTCCATTTGGTTGCTAACTTTGTATTGTGTCATTTACGCATCAATTTGTTTTGTCCGAATGTGAATACATATAGTTTATATAAGGTGACTATTAAACAAAATAGATGCGTGAAATGTTGTTGacatttctttccttttttttatgGTGCTTTATTTTGGGGGAGGGGGCACTGACCCTGCATTTCAGAGTTCAGTTGTAGATTTTACTATTTTGCAATTAACTTAAGTGTTATAGAGTATTTCTTATTTGGTTACATCATTTAAGAGGGTGATCACGAGCTTTAGCGAGCGTGTTTGTGGTTTCTTCGAGCTTAAGGGAGTTTTTCGGCTCATGGTTTCTCAGTGCTTAAGGAAGTTGCTTGGCTCGACAAATTAAGTAAAATTTTATGCTACTCTGTCCTTTTATACTTTAGAGAACCATTTTTACTTTTTTCTagcatttttttgttttgtagCCTCGGAACGATAAATGAATTCAGAAATTATATAGTCTTAGTCGACTGTGAACTCGCCTTGGGTCCCAAATAACcgttaagtttttttaaaaagatataTAGGGGGATGCGATTGGTAAAATATTTGTACCACCATCACGTGCCATCTTATTCGTGCAATCTACATTCAGCGCGTTTAATAATAACACCTGCATCTACATAATATTATTGACATTGAGAATTCAAGGCACAATTATTTATTCATTAGAACACAAGCCATATGGTAATTATGCGAATTTATATGTCGCAGATTGTGGCGATTAGAGATATAATTCCACCCCCGCAGAGAGAAACATTTAATGATGTTTATATTGCGTATGAACTTATGGACACTGATCTCCATCAAATTATCCATTCTAATCAAGCCTTGTCAGAGGAGCATCGCCAGGTTTGTTTCTAAAGCACTGTCTTGAAATATTAAGAGGACTAAGTTGCTGCATCTTGAGTGTATAAGTCAGGGTCTTTGTGCCCTACAATGAAATTTTCTCTGTTGATCTGTATCAAACTGGCCAGGCCTTTTATGTTTCATGACTTATCTGCACTACCTATAAATTATTGTTGTGATTGACACTGGCTTGATTCAGGTGGACGTTttcttttcttaattttaaaaaacttgATGTCAAAGGAGAAGCATTTGACAAGATGATGCAAGTAGTGTGGGCATGATTACATAATTGTAGTGGTATGTTTTCTCATGTTCAAAAAACATGGTCGTTATACGACAACCAGATAAGTGATGAACATATCTGCTTGTGACACTTATGAAGGATAAAGTTGTCAGGTAACACGATTTAGCTGCAGGTTGATATTGTTATATATGGTTATAATGCTTTCCCAACATAATTTAAATGTTGAGTTGTTAGGGTGGAGTTGATGCAGTGTTTTGAGGAGAGATCTATTGTGAATATGATCATGTCAGGAGGTAAGAACAGGTGAATCTAGAAAAACAACCTTTTCCATTATATTGGGTGTAATTGGTGGGCTGAGTCGACATAGTCAAATAGGTCTCTTCCATATGTTTAATTGCTTCTATATGAACTGGAATGTATATGTTGTTAGTCAATAAACAGCCATTCTGCATCTTGTAACGGACTTTTGTATCAGTTTGGACCAGTGTCTAGCCATTTGTTGCCAAAACATGCTTCTCAcacataatttattatatgagaGTAACCATATATATTGTTGGTGCAGTATTTCTTGTATCAGATCCTTCGTGGGTTGAAGTACATACACTCGGCGAAGGTTCTGCACAGGGACATGAAACCCAGCAATCTTATTTTGAATAGGAATTGTGATCTAaagatatgtgattttggatTGGCCCGTGTTACGTCTGAAACTGAATTTATGACAGAATATGTTGTCACAAGGTGGTACCGTGCACCAGAGCTTTTGTTAAAGTCACGTGGTTATACTGCGGCCATTGATGTGTGGTCAGTGGGTTGCATTTTCATGGAAATGATGAATCGTAAACCATTGTTTCCTGGAAGAGATCAAGTGCATCAGTTACGTCTGCTCTTGGAGGTGTGTCTCCCTTTGTTTGCATTGTACTATTTGAATTTCTAGTAACAACTACATTAAAATGTTTTAtcattctatttttttttaaattgaatatCAGCAATAATTATGACAATGTAAATACATTCTCCTTTGCTGAAAAATCTCCAGAAAAGGAATTAGATGCAACTCCTTGATTATGGTGATGCAAATCTACAAGTTTTAAGTTCGTCTTATTTGAACTTGAATACCGAGAGTGAAGACTGAGGAAATTACTTTGCTATTGATAGTTTTGTTCCTGAGTTTGTTCTGCAACTCTATAGTATTACAAATACCACTCTTTCTTTTCATTTATTGTGTTTGCTGTGAACTGTCTATTTGTAGTTCAAAACTATACCAATGCTTGTTCACTGTCGGATGCAGCATCTTAATATCAATTTGATTTGAAATGTTCTCATTCTTCATTATATCCATGATGCTGCATATCGTCCAGAACATGGTTCCCCTTACTGGTTCATTTGATGTATTGCACTGCCACGAACACGATACCATGTCCCAGCGTTAATATGGAACTTTCTTGCTTTTCAGCTGATTGGCACCCCTTCAGAGGCCGATCTGGAATTCCTGCATGAAAACGGGAAAAAATACATCAGGCAACTACCACCATATCAACGAAAATCATTTATTGAAAAGTTTCCTCACGTACCCCCGCTTGCTCTCGATCTCGTGGAGAAGATGCTGGCATTTGATCCTGGACGAAGGATTACAGGTATGGAACTCTCCTCTGTGAGAAATTGAAGTTCTGACCGAGTCCTCTTCTCTGGAATTGTGCGCTTGCCTGAGCTATATTCCTCGATCCAGATATAAAGTGACATCATTTTCTGTTGTTTCACATACCGTTTCTTTAAATTCGGGAGAATGGTATCCTATGATATAGTTCTTTATCAGAGATTGGCCTGTTCCGTTAATCCTTCCTCAAATTGTCAATTTATGTCTCATTGTAATCAAATTTTTGtgacgtgtgtgtgtgtttgtgatTTCAGTTGAAAATGCATTGGAACATCCATACTTGGAGTATCTGCATGACATCAATGACGAGCCTGTTTGCTTAAAGCCCTTCGACGACTACTTTGAGCAGAAAGACATGGCTGAAGAGCAGATAAAGGAGATGATCTACCAGGAGTCGATTGCATGCAATCCAGGGTATCAGAACATCTAAACAACTATTCCTTGCAAAATAATCCGTGATTCACATGTTTTGCAAGTAATGCCAACGCCATTCTTGCGATATCTGTGAATTTCGTGTGCGTAACATATTAGTTCATCCGAAGCCCGGATGGCTCGAGTACAGGTAACTCCTTGGCAATAAATACATTTGAGAAATAATAAAAGTCGGATATATTCGAAACTTCTATAAACTCTTCTGGGATTATTAGGTTGCCTGCCTAATCAAACATTTTCTGATAAATGgcatttataaataaaatgttCTCCATTTTATAATGAATGATTAGGCAAGTTCTTCAGTAAAATGAGTCTCTCTCCAAATAGAAATCTAAAAGATAATGAGTTTTAAAGGCGGTATATATCACATTCCATAAAACTCTCATTAATCAAAGTACGAcgtatatcaaatcaaattaaacCCATGTTTCCATTTCACCCCAGTTTATCAAGAAACCATAAACCCTAGGGGGAGAATGAAAACACAGGACTCCCCCTATATGTCAAGAAATTTCAACCCCACCCACACGCAAA is part of the Primulina tabacum isolate GXHZ01 chromosome 18, ASM2559414v2, whole genome shotgun sequence genome and encodes:
- the LOC142533751 gene encoding auxin response factor 17-like — its product is MSKPSPASEVDAGVWRAIAGASVQIPSLHSYVYYFPEGHIEQCPSPAIVNSSIPLKRPLIFCQVLSVRLLASHISDQVFAKILLQPLHPHVQRVANHNGNGDDLHNVVVSFAKILTPSDANNGGGFSVPRYCAESIFPPLDFEADPPVQKLTMKDTNNNAWEFRHIYRGTPRRHLLTTGWSKFVNAKRLVAGDSTVFMRKESTAELFIGVRRAVRFGTKNAWTSAENAANGSKDEAMEAMENAAKGMAFEVVYYPRVGLPDFVVSAERVEDALRICWSPGMQVKMAVETEDSSRMTWYQGSITAAASLEAGPWRGSPWRMLQVTWDEAQHLQNMNILNPWQIEYVLSLPQLHSPFPHHKKLKVLQHHGKLPNEGTDCYVTMKEITNVTAENLNLSMFNHSFFPASMQGARRDQCSISSLSNSESDNSLQIFTNLLTNGADSKSKPVSAAPNIKNFPLDNLSSSSQNSDQLCGIGSSGQQVRPSSSPIGGGSFQLFGKLIQIPKPVECGLSNEGCRTDGEYQENSIFSNQPNSSPRQNSSGVFVGLIVNSKEPQL
- the LOC142533022 gene encoding mitogen-activated protein kinase homolog NTF4-like, whose product is MNSDPQPPETPVPAEEPPPPPSPTTESTPPTPTHGGRFVHYNIFGNFFEVTAKYKPPVVPIGKGAYGVVCSALNSETNQLVAIKKIANAFANKTDAKRTLREIKILRHLEHENIVAIRDIIPPPQRETFNDVYIAYELMDTDLHQIIHSNQALSEEHRQYFLYQILRGLKYIHSAKVLHRDMKPSNLILNRNCDLKICDFGLARVTSETEFMTEYVVTRWYRAPELLLKSRGYTAAIDVWSVGCIFMEMMNRKPLFPGRDQVHQLRLLLELIGTPSEADLEFLHENGKKYIRQLPPYQRKSFIEKFPHVPPLALDLVEKMLAFDPGRRITVENALEHPYLEYLHDINDEPVCLKPFDDYFEQKDMAEEQIKEMIYQESIACNPGYQNI